One Terriglobales bacterium genomic window, TCCAAGTACATCAGCGTGCCAATCTGCGCCGTTGTTGTCTGGCTGATGGTGGTGAAAGGGAACTACAAGACGGTGGAAAAGGTTTTTCTCACCGCGTCGTTCTTTTATGTGGCGTACATCATCGCCGGCTTTCTCGCGCGCCCCGACTGGACCGCCGCCCTTATCGCCACGGTCAGGCCATCGGACTTCGAGCTGTTCGCCGACCGCAGTTATCTCTATTTGATGATCGCCGTCATCGGCACCACCATCGCCCCCTGGATGCAGTTTTACCTGCAGGCATCCATCGTGGAGAAAGGCGTCACCCCGCGCCAATACGGCGCCTCACGCCTCGACGTCATCTTCGGCTGCATCTTCACCGACGTCGTCGCCTGGTTCATCGTCGTGGCCTGCGCCGCCACGCTCTACGCCGCCGGACACCACCAGATCCACGACGCGGCCGACGCCGCCCAGGCCTTCCGCCCACTGGCCGGCCAGTATGCCTATATCCTCTTCGCTGCGGGATTGTTCAACGCGTCGCTGTTCGCGGCATCCATTTTGCCGCTCTCGACCGCGTATTCAGTCTGCGAAGGATTGGGGGTCGAATCCGGGCTCGACAAGCCCTTCCGCGAAGCGCCGCTCTTCTACTGGCTCTATACCATCCTGATCGTGCTCGGCGCCGGCGTTGTGCTCTTTCCCGACTTTCCACTGCTCAAGGTCGCCGTGCTCTCCCAGGTCATCAACGGGGTCCTGCTGCCCTTCGTGCTCATCTTCATGCTGCTGCTGGTGAACAAGCGGGACCTGATGGGAACGTTCGTGAACAGCCGCCTGTTCAACGCCATCGCCTGGACCACCACCATCGTGATGATCACCCTCACTGCCGCCCTTCTGCTG contains:
- a CDS encoding divalent metal cation transporter, with amino-acid sequence MKIRKQWNLWRLRVLMLFAVVGPGFITANVDNDPNGIFTYSDAGARFGYGLLWTLIPVTIALIIVQEMSARMGAVTGKGLSDLIREEFGFRTTFFLMLALILTNYGNVVGEFAGIASSLELFGVSKYISVPICAVVVWLMVVKGNYKTVEKVFLTASFFYVAYIIAGFLARPDWTAALIATVRPSDFELFADRSYLYLMIAVIGTTIAPWMQFYLQASIVEKGVTPRQYGASRLDVIFGCIFTDVVAWFIVVACAATLYAAGHHQIHDAADAAQAFRPLAGQYAYILFAAGLFNASLFAASILPLSTAYSVCEGLGVESGLDKPFREAPLFYWLYTILIVLGAGVVLFPDFPLLKVAVLSQVINGVLLPFVLIFMLLLVNKRDLMGTFVNSRLFNAIAWTTTIVMITLTAALLLMQ